In the genome of Streptomyces sp. 846.5, the window TGACGTCGCCGTTCACCCTGTCTCCTCCGACGATGCGGCCCAGCAGCTCCAGGGCTTCGGCCGGGGCGTACGGCGGCACGTCGATCCGGTGGGCCGAGGCGAGCCCGGCGAGCCGGGTTCGCGCGGTGACGATGGCCGCGCTCGGTCCGGTGCCTGCCAGCAGGTGCCGGACGGCCGCCTCGTCGGGCGCGTCGTCGAGCACCAGCAGAACCTTTCGGTCCGCCAGCCAGGTCCGCCAGATCGCGGCGGCCTGCTCCGCGGTGGCCGGCATCGCCCCGGCCAGGCCCGCGTACTGAAGCAGCTCGGCGGTCAGCGAGGCGAGCGGCCGAGGACTCCCGTCGTCCGCGCGGAGCCGTACGCAGATCCGGCCGTCGGGGAACTCGGACTCCAGCCGGTGCGCCGCACGCACGGCGAGCGAGGTCTTGCCCACCCCCGCCGGACCGACGGCCACACTGACCGTGCCGCCACTGGCGGCCTGCTCCGTCAACTCCCGCATCTGGCACTCGCGGCCGGTGAAGTCCGGGACGTCAGGCGGCAGTACGACCGGCGCGCTGCGCCGCCTGCCCGCACGGGCCGGCACCGGACCGGCGACGGAACCGCCCTCGTCGGCCAGGATCGAGCGGTACACGGACTCCAGTGCCGGGCTCGGTGACAGACCCAGACTGTGGGAGAGGTGCTGGCGTATGTCGTCGTAGGCGGCCAATGCCTCGGCCCGGCGCCCCGAGCGGTGCAGAGCCGTCATGTGCACGGCGCGCAGGCGCTCCCGCAACGGATGCGCCTCCACCAGGTCACTGGTCACCTCGGCGACCTGCTGGGGTTGCCCCGCGGCCAGTGCGGCCTCGGCCCAATCCTCGCTGACCGCGAGGTAGCGGACGGTCAGGCGGTCGGCCTCCTCCCGGAGCGGCTCCGAGCAGCCCAGCTCCATCAGCGGCTGCCCTGTCCACAGATTCCGTGCCTGCCCCAGGAGTTGGGCAGCGCTGGTGGTGTCGCCCCCGGCAGCCGCCGCACGGCCGGCTCGGACCAGCCCACTGAACTGCAGGGAATCCAGCTCCGATTCGGCCGGGCGGATCAGATAGCCCCCCGACCGGTGCTGGATCCGGTCGTCTGCTCCTGCACCGGCTTCGGCCAGCGTCCTGCGCAGCGCGGAGATGTACACCTGGAGGTTCTTGCGGGCGGTGCGCGGGGGTTCGTCGGCCCACACCGCCTCGGTCAGCAGGTCGACGGAGACCACCACGCCGGGGCGGCACAGCAGCATGGCCAGGACCAACCGCTGTTTGAGTGGCCCGA includes:
- a CDS encoding BTAD domain-containing putative transcriptional regulator, whose translation is MPDLPDPEPCPGALRFSILGPLSAEADGHPLELGPLKQRLVLAMLLCRPGVVVSVDLLTEAVWADEPPRTARKNLQVYISALRRTLAEAGAGADDRIQHRSGGYLIRPAESELDSLQFSGLVRAGRAAAAGGDTTSAAQLLGQARNLWTGQPLMELGCSEPLREEADRLTVRYLAVSEDWAEAALAAGQPQQVAEVTSDLVEAHPLRERLRAVHMTALHRSGRRAEALAAYDDIRQHLSHSLGLSPSPALESVYRSILADEGGSVAGPVPARAGRRRSAPVVLPPDVPDFTGRECQMRELTEQAASGGTVSVAVGPAGVGKTSLAVRAAHRLESEFPDGRICVRLRADDGSPRPLASLTAELLQYAGLAGAMPATAEQAAAIWRTWLADRKVLLVLDDAPDEAAVRHLLAGTGPSAAIVTARTRLAGLASAHRIDVPPYAPAEALELLGRIVGGDRVNGDVTAAERIVAACGLLPLAVRVAGLKLAVLRHLPLDEYAARLADPRSVLGELVVGDNDVRSRVADEWRQFDESARSALLQLATVPLAQAFTVRDASAALGRDHVRAQRQLEWLIEQGAVVSPEAEVTAHAALYSLPHFTHLYARHCCHTGG